Part of the Mytilus edulis chromosome 9, xbMytEdul2.2, whole genome shotgun sequence genome, TACGCAATTACTGAActtcacacaggttcccgtaaaattttgacgtcataatattTATATCTGATGCCttaatggaaaagtgattgttgtatgacttcAATAGTTCAAGCAGGACAGATTCTCGGGTCAGCCGGAACAGTGGTTAGGTCTTTAGTCTTTTTTGTGACGTCTTCGAAGATGTGATTATTATTATTTGCACTAGATATCTAGTCTGTTGGCTCAAAACTTCTCAAATGTGTAGGTTAACACACCATGCTTTATTTTCCAAAGTAGTCAGTGTTTCTCTCTGATACATGTATGTGGTGAGATTGATCAGGAGCTATATTATCAAATCTTCCAGTTCTGTTGATTGAATACACATTATCGCTATATCCAGCTGACCAGAGAATCTATCCTGCTAGAACTAATGATTGTCATACAACAATAACTAGTTCATTGTGGTGTCAGATGTTTTGTTTAAAgacatcaaaattttacgggaacctgtgtgatggcCAGTAATTGTGGACAAATAGCCACAAGTTGTATAGACGTCACATATTTAAACTTGTAAGTAAATATGTCTGCCATaacgtaaaatcacacaggtttaTGTAAACTTTGATATCATTTGACGTCACAACTATAAAGTGATGTTTCTTAATTCAGAAGGTTATTCTGAGCCGAtctaacaggttgggaacaaataTAGATAATGTAGAGTGATaacaaaccctctatatggtgTTTATACCTGTATTGACAGATAAACCTTCTATAGAGGGATTTTTTTCTTTAGACTGGGTTTAAAACAAAGGTAGGCAAAAAGGCATTTTCTACTTATGGCAGTAACCTGCAACATTTGATGCACCAATTGATATACTTAATTAAACATGCATATGCCCAGTTTACTGCTACACTGACTGGATATACAATCTACATGAATTGTTCATCATAATTGAAAGCTATGATGGTCAGGTAAATTCTCAGTTTCAATGATCATAATTTCTATATTCAGATTTAACGTAAAGTTTAAAGGTCAACTgttccttttgttgttgatcaggtgttcagataggtatgtaatagattgcaagttttgtcacttCAGCAGAATAGTGGTCATCCCAATTTTTGCAAAGTGCAATAAATAATGCATATAATGCTATAGATTATAACTAGAAAACACCATTTTGCCTTCTCCTGCTTTAAATCCAGTCTACTGGACAAAAATACCGCtttctatatacatatatagagggataattttacCCCCCTCTACATGTTTAACACCATATAGAGAGAGTTTGTTACCAACCTATCTAAGGTCATTCAAGAGACCAAATTCAGCAGCTAAATATCAAAAGTGTAAATAGTTTATTAAACTAAAAATCTCTCATGTTACTGACAAatagatttgttttgtttgaggcaacaaatataaaaaaatgtcttttatCCATCAATTTGGAAAATTTAAGCTGCTTCTAACACAGAGGTATAAATATTACTACAAAGTAATGAtcaataatgatattttttgtttcttttatcagCATGGCACCCAGAAAGGGGAAAACTCAGCAGACTGAGCAAGTGGTGTTAGGACCACAAGTAAAAGAAGGCGAGAATGTGTTTGGAGTTGCACACATCTTTGCCAGTTTCAACGACACATTTGTACATGTGACTGACCTGTCTGGAAAGTAAATATAATTTAGTATCATCAGTATGTCTTTCAGTGTTGAAACAAAGCTTGCATGCCATTCTCTTCACATTTCAATAGGTTGAAGTGTTATTGATTAGTTAAACGACCGATGTGCTTAAGTGAAAATTAAGCATGTGAAGTGAATTTTGTACAGTAaaatttggagagaaaaaaaattaaaaattgcctGAATGCATCATTGAAAATGAAAAGTTAACTGGCAACGGCCTACATTGTACTTTCAGATTTAATATCATATTAATAACGTAAAGCAGTAAAAGCATACAGTACCATAGTATGTTAACAGCTTTTAAGTCAGATGGTACTTTCAACTGGTAAAAGTACAGGTTACCacaatcttttgaaaataatatataagCTAATGTGGccaaatggataaaaaaaaatgttgttaatcATTTGGTTTGAATTATTCAAATGTTGCAAGAAATATGAAAGTATTTCAAAGTAGTAATCAAAACAGTTTTTTCACAAGGTTCACAGTTTGGGGTGTTAATAAAACATTTACCTTAGAAGCTTGAGAGAGTCCACCAGAATCTTGTTTTAACCGATCAagtatcaaataaaaatgataaaaacatattctttgtttcacatttttttataagAGAATTTTCATATGATCAAGCCACGTTAACTTGCACATACAATGACAAGATGTGAAAAGATTATGATTGATCAATTTATTTATGTTTGAGATTTTATTCTTTTCTCTGTTTCATAGGGAAACCATTGCCAGAGTCACTGGTGGTATGAAAGTGAAGGCTGACAGAGATGAAGCATCACCATACGCTGCTATGTTGGCTGCACAGGATGTAGctgaaaaatgtaaaactttgGGAATCAATGCCCTTCACATCAAACTGAGAGCTACTGGAGGAAATAGGTAATTCTAATGAATTGTTCCTATACACTTTTAAAATGCACATCAGTTTTCCCTTGGTATATGTTCAAAATGGCCCATCTCTATTGttcattatctttgctgttttgatactattgcagttttgaaaagttcaaaattcacatggctacagaagggtttattttttttacccatTCTTTGCATCTCCTGAATCAACTGTcagagctaaaaaaaaaaaaaaaaaaccttgacatGAATGATTCTTAGTGTCTAGATTTATCTTAATTATATTCTGGTCTATCAATAAACACAGTTGGTGTGAATAAATAAAGATCATAGAATTATCTTAAAACTGTAATTATAAAGGTAAAAGATGCCAGGGCTTAAATGCTCATAAAGTCTAGATATACTAATAAACTATAATAATAAGGTTTAAAGATGACGAGGCTTAAATGCTTATAAAGTCTGGATATATAGTCCgtttgacttctataaatcttcaaaaaataattcttaaaatttcatttctaaagatagatattttttttcttcatgtatgttaatgtatgatatatacgaactctgactatgcatatcataattttaaacctataatcaaaaaagttactcattaggtctctatgttactgcaatttattttgatataaaatactcaatggagtacgtatgagtagtgtaacagccttccattcaaaacaaaaacattagacatgtgctctaaacctgttttattgtaccatgtgacttaactcatttaaataactctggtCTAAATAAACTATATTCATCAATTTTATCTCCGATGGGGTTGGTTTGCTTGGaatatttttatgcagttaagctgcattatgcgagcaccctagttttgtgttctacccaataaatgctgaaatacttgccattgttattacctagctcgctactatgttatatataactaattgaacacttttttaatactttttattctggattacaaaaaatatgaccagaaaaaccttaaatgatcgtcgatttatccaaaagttttgaagttacacataggaagtagtgcttattaagaatccttgtgcagttcattatgacttgtgcttttagccaagatgtcaaagaacaattgtatgaactATTTAAttgccgaaaatctcttaagacaagtagtttagatttcccaaatggcaaaagtcgtagggatattgtttgtcatcaatacgtagtacaactacgtcagtagtctattatataataagttcaactgttcatgctgttggcggcaatttcaaattagaaaaagaaattttcgtagcttttcaatttaGAGGCATGTGTgtaaattagcggtggtccgaggtcctcGACCTTCCACTTTTGAAAGCGGAATTTCGaataggatagttggtttctagctacgcccgatgTAGTtaccttccacttgaaagaaaataagaaattactttgcaaaccttttcaccatgttcaccaaagtctccaattaaacgagctaaaaacttatttttatcattattatttatgaCAGCGatattcattttgttcaaccgctagcttcatacagaaaatcgccgacaaatattgtataaattcgagaaAAAttgtatctgattgacaaaaacaacattgtaaacacataacaatggcggccgtgaagacaaaattttacaatatcggatACGATTCCGGAAGTggataaggataattccgggtttggcgatcaaTTACTAAATAAATCAAAGCAGATGAACAAATAAATCTAtccatggtaaatgaatataaacactagaagatatatgtaaaagaaagaaaaagcagaaaaatattttatacagcagtggcggatccagaaatttacataagtgggggcccactgactgacctaagagggggcccgcttcagtcacgcttcaatgattccctatataagtaaccaaatttttcccaaaaagggtgGGTCAGggccctaaaccatatgaggggcagatccaggattttaggttaggaagggcgcaaacttaaattttcgctgagcagagcgaggctaaaaaaaattagaggtaaaattatcggaatattctttattaagctgagaacaacccatgctttgcaaatttaaggggtGGGGGGGtgcaaccatatatattcatgtttgtgacaatatgaaaaaacaaatgaaatatagaaAGAGTCGCTGGGGGGTCACCCGCccttcctgttttagaatttaaaaatggtccagatccccacccctaaaccatatatattcatgtatgggacaatataacaaatcagatgaaatataggggagtcccttgggtcaccccaccccctcctgtttgagaatttgaaacccgttgagatcgccaccccttaaccatatattcatgtacgggacaatataacaattcaaatgaaagataggggagtccctgaggtcactgtacaccctcctgtttgagaacttggaaatggtcaagatccttacccctacaccatatatactcatgtatgggacaatataacaaatcaaataaaataactataactaattaaatgaaatatagatggagtccctggggtcaccctacccctcctgtttgagaactttgaaaccaatgagatccccacccctaaaccatatatattcatgcatgggacaatataacaaataaaatgtaggggaagtccctaggttCACCCTatccccagtggcggatccagaaatttttgtaagtgggggcccactgactgacctaagagggggcctgctccagtcacgcttcagtgattccctattcaAGCAACCAATTTTTTACCAAAAGGGGGGGGGCGGCCCCCCTcaatcctctgcctacccctacctgtttgagaacatgaaaaccgttgagatctccacccctaaactatatatattcatatgtataggacaaaataacaaatcattcacatttactttgggcaggtcagtcagacctcacctttgatccctgttgtagtgaaactttgtctgattcgtgtctcataacttttgtactatagaacaaaAACTCAGCTTTCTTTccaactaccaagtagaacaactgcaatcattgggaacttgtaccactgcagactcaccataaaaaaaatatacattgatatatgcattgcttttgaaaccttgataacatataaattatttgccttaataaataaatcattacataaacatgaatggactatatatgaatgtttaatgttgaggcaacattgccacagttttcattattacggttgccttggtttttggttaactgccttcagcgcttacagcgctttgattagaGTTAGTTATTTGTATCcttaataaaatttaacttattAAAAACTACACTGAAGAATAAAACATTTTGGCCTGATTACACTAAAAAAGCATTCCAAAAGCTACAtagttgaaaatgaaaattttgtttcttgaataaaaattgtttgattggtatttggggtgaacactaaattttccAATAAATCTGGAGGCCTGTGAGAtgacttaatttgtttaaaattggtatgAATGAAAACTTAAACATGAAATGCAGTACAAGCTAATGTTTATTTGTCACAGAAATATGTTTCAATGACATTTTTGTCCAATTTCTGTATTGTACCTTTGGTATTCATTCACTTAGATATATGAAATTAACTGAAACTTGtaaatcaatacattttcttAAAAGTAAACATTAGCTTGTACTGCATTTATGCTACAGTATTCATTCATACCAATTTGTAACAAATTATGTCATCTCACAGGCCTCCAGACTTTTTGGAAAATTTAAGTGTTCACTCCAAAAACCAGTTTGGTCATAAAAAATTCAAGtttattaacaattttcacagtgtgcatatgttaagtatgtttaaatgaacatatgtttctgtagtgtcctatattttgattTGAGTGGAACCTTAATCACAAACACATGTTAAAGATTCAGTGAAAAGGATCATGTTTAGCCCTCCCAATGGTGGGATGAATTAAATATCAGGACTTTCTATGGGGAGTATTATGTCTGGACTCATCATTTGCTTAACTGGTGTGTCAAAATATGCATAAAGATAGTAGCTAACCCACATAtcaactttttagctcacctgtcccgaagggacaagtgagcttatgccatcacttggcgtctgtcgtcgtctgtcgtcgtaactatttcaagaatcttctcctctgaaactactgggccaaatacttccaaacttcaactgaatgttccttatggtatctagtttgtaaattgtatccgaagttatgatctatcaacaaacatggtcgccattgctaaaaatagaacataggggtcaaatgcagtttttggcttataactcaaaaaccaaagcatt contains:
- the LOC139487630 gene encoding small ribosomal subunit protein uS11 isoform X1; this encodes MIIISIFRFNVKFKGQLFLLLLIRCSDSMAPRKGKTQQTEQVVLGPQVKEGENVFGVAHIFASFNDTFVHVTDLSGKETIARVTGGMKVKADRDEASPYAAMLAAQDVAEKCKTLGINALHIKLRATGGNRTKTPGPGAQSALRALARSGMKIGRIEDVTPIPSDSTRRKGGRRGRRL
- the LOC139487630 gene encoding small ribosomal subunit protein uS11 isoform X2 yields the protein MAPRKGKTQQTEQVVLGPQVKEGENVFGVAHIFASFNDTFVHVTDLSGKETIARVTGGMKVKADRDEASPYAAMLAAQDVAEKCKTLGINALHIKLRATGGNRTKTPGPGAQSALRALARSGMKIGRIEDVTPIPSDSTRRKGGRRGRRL